From the genome of Streptomyces sp. NBC_01260, one region includes:
- a CDS encoding S28 family serine protease, with protein sequence MRKALRGFLSLAMLIGTVSATGASAGAATAAEPAVLRSAVSDSGTSTDIKDRILAIPGMSLIEEKPYPGYRYFVLNYTQPVDHRHPSKGTFQQRITLLHKDTSRPTVFFTSGYNVSTNPSRSEPTRIVDGNQVSLEYRFFTPSRPSPADWSKLDIWQAASDQHRVFTALKGIYSKNWLTTGGSKGGMTATYYERYYPKDMDGVVAYVAPNDVVDKEDSAYDRFLAGVGTKECRDKLNGVQREALIRREPLEEKYRQYAADKGYTFTTVGTLDKAYEATVMDYVWAFWQYSLPADCASVPADARTATDQAIWDSVDSISGFSAYADQGLERYTPYYYQAGTQLGSPDIKQPWLGKLSRYGYQPPRTFVPRSIPMKAQPSVMRDIDNWVQHHASHMLYVYGQNDPYGAERFRLGAGARDSYVFTVPGGNHGATVAGLDPAENATATAAVLRWAGVAPAAVQADPAKAKPLAKFDAVLDKRDLTTEHRLGTRRP encoded by the coding sequence ATGCGCAAGGCGCTCAGAGGTTTCCTGTCGCTCGCGATGCTCATCGGCACAGTGAGTGCGACGGGTGCCTCCGCCGGGGCGGCCACCGCCGCCGAACCGGCCGTGCTCCGTTCCGCCGTCAGCGACAGCGGTACGAGCACGGACATCAAGGACCGCATCCTGGCCATCCCGGGAATGAGCCTCATCGAGGAGAAGCCCTATCCGGGCTACCGCTACTTCGTCCTCAACTACACCCAGCCGGTCGACCACCGGCACCCGTCCAAGGGGACGTTCCAGCAGCGGATCACCCTGCTGCACAAGGACACGTCCCGTCCGACGGTGTTCTTCACCAGCGGATACAACGTGTCCACCAATCCCAGCCGCTCCGAGCCGACCCGGATCGTGGACGGCAACCAGGTCTCGCTGGAGTACCGGTTCTTCACCCCGTCCCGCCCGTCGCCCGCCGACTGGTCCAAGCTCGACATCTGGCAGGCCGCCAGTGACCAGCACCGCGTCTTCACCGCGCTGAAGGGGATCTACTCGAAGAACTGGCTGACCACCGGCGGTTCCAAGGGCGGCATGACGGCCACGTACTACGAGCGCTACTACCCGAAGGACATGGACGGCGTCGTCGCGTATGTCGCGCCCAACGACGTGGTCGACAAGGAGGACTCGGCGTACGACCGGTTCCTGGCAGGCGTCGGCACCAAGGAGTGCCGCGACAAGCTGAACGGCGTGCAGCGCGAGGCGCTGATCCGCCGGGAGCCGCTGGAGGAGAAGTACCGGCAGTACGCCGCCGACAAGGGCTACACCTTCACCACCGTCGGCACCCTCGACAAGGCGTACGAGGCCACCGTCATGGACTACGTCTGGGCGTTCTGGCAGTACAGCCTGCCGGCCGACTGCGCATCCGTCCCGGCCGACGCCAGGACCGCCACCGACCAGGCGATCTGGGACTCGGTCGACTCGATCTCCGGCTTCTCCGCCTACGCCGACCAGGGCCTGGAGAGGTACACGCCGTACTACTACCAGGCGGGCACCCAGCTCGGTTCGCCCGATATCAAGCAGCCCTGGCTCGGCAAGCTCAGCCGGTACGGCTACCAGCCGCCGCGCACGTTCGTGCCGCGCTCCATCCCGATGAAGGCCCAGCCCTCGGTGATGCGGGACATCGACAACTGGGTGCAGCACCACGCCAGCCACATGCTGTACGTGTACGGGCAGAACGACCCGTACGGCGCGGAGCGCTTCCGGCTCGGCGCCGGAGCCCGTGACAGCTACGTCTTCACCGTGCCTGGCGGCAACCACGGGGCGACCGTCGCCGGTCTGGACCCGGCCGAGAACGCCACGGCCACCGCGGCCGTCCTGCGCTGGGCGGGCGTCGCCCCGGCCGCCGTCCAGGCGGACCCGGCGAAGGCCAAGCCGCTCGCGAAGTTCGACGCGGTGCTCGACAAGCGGGACCTGACGACCGAGCACCGGCTCGGCACCCGGCGCCCGTAG